One stretch of Thermus filiformis DNA includes these proteins:
- a CDS encoding ADP-ribosylglycohydrolase family protein has translation MELEVLVEWSKGSEERYALKGGRPVLVKRDRPAPVNYGFLPDLYNPADGEEVDAALLGPPVPPGSRVRARLRGLLHLADGDHKLLLGEGEDEEALQALLAWFPPERRPCLLDKAEAQAFLEARLKERDRYLGSLLGLAVGDALGAQVEFRPKGSFPPVRRMEGGGPHGLFPGAWTDDTSLALCLAESLLEKGFDPRDQMARYLRWYREGYLSALGYCFDIGHATRRALERFQRTGDPFAGDEEAAGNGALMRLAPLALAYAKSPRLGELARLSARTTHGAREALEAAEVLAWLIARALEGAPKEELLRMKPFRERREALHPALARVVFGGFWEEPEEGPGYAPATLGAALWAFVKSEDFAQGMLLAVNLGGDADTVGAVYGSLAGAYYGRSAIPEDWLKPLHLKERIEALALGLYRMSMASPRE, from the coding sequence GTGGAGCTCGAGGTCCTGGTGGAGTGGTCCAAGGGGAGCGAGGAGCGCTACGCCCTCAAGGGGGGAAGGCCGGTCCTCGTGAAGCGGGACCGGCCCGCCCCCGTCAACTACGGCTTCCTGCCGGACCTCTACAACCCCGCGGACGGGGAGGAGGTGGACGCCGCCCTCCTAGGGCCCCCCGTCCCCCCGGGAAGCCGGGTCCGGGCGCGGCTTAGGGGCCTCCTCCACCTGGCGGACGGGGACCACAAGCTCCTTCTGGGGGAAGGCGAGGACGAGGAGGCCCTCCAAGCTCTACTCGCCTGGTTTCCCCCGGAAAGGAGGCCCTGCCTCCTGGATAAGGCGGAGGCCCAAGCCTTCCTCGAGGCCCGCCTGAAGGAGCGGGACCGCTACCTGGGAAGCCTCCTGGGCCTGGCGGTGGGGGACGCCCTGGGGGCGCAGGTGGAGTTCCGGCCCAAGGGGAGCTTTCCCCCGGTCAGAAGGATGGAGGGCGGCGGGCCCCACGGCCTCTTCCCCGGGGCCTGGACGGACGACACCAGCCTGGCCCTCTGCCTGGCGGAAAGCCTTCTGGAAAAGGGGTTTGACCCCCGGGACCAGATGGCCCGCTACCTCCGCTGGTACCGGGAGGGGTACCTGAGCGCCCTCGGGTATTGCTTTGACATCGGCCACGCCACCCGGAGGGCCCTGGAGCGCTTCCAGAGGACCGGCGACCCCTTCGCCGGCGACGAGGAGGCCGCCGGGAACGGGGCCCTGATGCGCCTCGCCCCCCTGGCCCTGGCCTACGCGAAAAGCCCCAGGCTGGGGGAGCTCGCCCGCCTCTCGGCCCGCACCACCCACGGGGCGCGGGAGGCCCTGGAGGCGGCCGAGGTCCTGGCCTGGCTCATCGCCCGGGCCCTGGAGGGAGCGCCCAAGGAGGAGCTCCTCCGGATGAAGCCCTTCCGCGAGCGCCGCGAGGCTCTGCATCCCGCCCTGGCCCGGGTGGTCTTTGGGGGGTTCTGGGAGGAGCCAGAGGAGGGGCCGGGCTATGCCCCCGCCACCTTGGGGGCGGCCCTTTGGGCCTTCGTCAAAAGCGAGGACTTCGCCCAGGGGATGCTTCTGGCGGTGAACCTGGGCGGGGATGCGGACACCGTGGGGGCGGTCTACGGGAGCCTCGCCGGGGCCTACTATGGGCGCTCGGCCATCCCCGAGGACTGGCTGAAGCCTTTGCACCTCAAAGAGCGCATTGAGGCCCTGGCCCTGGGGCTTTACAGGATGAGCATGGCGTCCCCCAGGGAGTAG
- the trmD gene encoding tRNA (guanosine(37)-N1)-methyltransferase TrmD, producing MRYTILTLFPGLIRPWLSESLLEKALARGLLEVRIKDLRDFAKDRHRTVDDTPYGGGPGMVIKPEVAVEAIEWALPADEVILLSPAGEVFTQETARALAQKSHLVLLAGRYEGFDARVERFVTRVLSIGDYVLMGGEAAALVVLEATARLVPGVIGDERSHQEDSFSRGLLDFPQYTRPPLFRGLPVPEVLLSGDHKEIERFRRREALRKTLLLRPELLAQARLSREEVAFLAELDRDGYT from the coding sequence ATGCGCTACACCATCCTGACCCTGTTTCCCGGCCTCATCCGCCCCTGGCTCTCCGAGTCCCTCCTGGAGAAGGCCCTGGCCCGGGGGCTCCTCGAGGTCCGGATCAAGGACCTGCGGGACTTCGCCAAGGACCGGCACCGGACCGTGGACGACACCCCTTATGGGGGCGGGCCGGGGATGGTCATCAAGCCGGAGGTGGCGGTGGAGGCCATAGAGTGGGCCCTGCCCGCGGACGAGGTCATCCTCCTGTCCCCCGCCGGGGAGGTTTTCACCCAGGAGACGGCCCGCGCCCTGGCCCAGAAGTCCCACCTGGTCCTTCTGGCTGGCCGCTACGAGGGGTTTGACGCGCGGGTGGAGCGGTTCGTGACCCGGGTCCTCTCCATCGGGGACTACGTCCTCATGGGGGGGGAGGCGGCGGCTTTGGTGGTCCTCGAGGCCACCGCCCGGCTCGTGCCCGGGGTCATCGGGGACGAGCGGAGCCACCAGGAGGACTCCTTCTCCCGGGGGCTTCTGGACTTCCCCCAGTACACCCGCCCCCCCCTTTTCCGGGGCCTCCCGGTCCCAGAGGTCCTCTTAAGCGGGGACCACAAGGAGATAGAGCGTTTCCGGCGCCGGGAGGCCCTGAGGAAGACCCTCCTCCTGCGGCCCGAGCTTTTGGCCCAAGCCCGGCTCAGCCGGGAGGAGGTGGCCTTTCTTGCCGAACTGGACCGGGACGGGTATACTTGA
- a CDS encoding response regulator — translation MRVLIADDHPLFLLGLRAGLEAEGLEVVAAAKDGEEALEKALALNPEAVLLDLKMPRLDGLACCRRLREAGYRGVVVLLTTYLEPALLLEAHLAGADGYFSKELSAPEIRKRLRRIQAGEERLVPPELPRLTPREQEALRLLAQGLSAKEMARALGVSPETVRDHLENLYAKLEVKNRVEAVERARRLGFL, via the coding sequence ATGCGGGTCCTGATCGCGGACGACCACCCCCTTTTCCTCCTGGGGCTGAGGGCGGGCCTCGAGGCCGAGGGCCTGGAGGTGGTGGCCGCGGCCAAGGACGGGGAGGAGGCCCTGGAAAAGGCCCTGGCCCTTAACCCCGAGGCGGTGCTTTTGGACCTGAAGATGCCCCGGCTGGACGGCCTCGCCTGCTGCCGCAGGCTCCGGGAGGCGGGGTACCGGGGGGTCGTCGTCCTCCTCACCACCTACCTCGAGCCCGCCCTGCTCCTGGAGGCCCACCTGGCCGGGGCGGACGGGTACTTCTCCAAGGAGCTCTCTGCCCCGGAGATCCGAAAGCGGCTCCGCCGCATCCAGGCCGGGGAGGAGCGCCTCGTCCCCCCTGAGCTGCCCCGCCTCACCCCCCGGGAGCAGGAGGCCCTCCGCCTCCTGGCCCAGGGCCTCTCCGCCAAGGAGATGGCCCGGGCGCTGGGGGTCTCCCCGGAGACGGTGCGGGACCACCTGGAAAACCTCTACGCCAAGCTGGAGGTCAAAAACCGGGTGGAGGCGGTGGAGAGGGCGCGGAGGCTGGGGTTTCTGTGA
- the mgtE gene encoding magnesium transporter has protein sequence MVREHLLNTIKSALAEGETGRLREVLEEARVQEILEVFHELPGEERYVLLTLLSKEKAAQVFAELSPELQAEYLKSLPPWRVREILEELSLDDLADALQAVEEEDPGLFRRLKEYLDPETRAEVEELTQYEEDEAGGLMTPEYVAVRASMTVEEVLRFLRRAAPDAETIYYLYVVDEEGRLIGVLSLRDLIVADPKTRVKEIMNPDVVHVRTDTDQEEVARLMADYDFTVLPVVDEEGRLVGIVTIDDVVDVLEEEATEDIHKLAAVDVPDLVYSEAGPLRLWAARVRWLVILILTGMVTSSILQGFESVLEAVTALAFYLPVLLGTGGNTGNQSATLIIRALATRDLELRDWKRILFKEGLVGSLLGGSLALLLAGKVVLDGHAALVPVVGLALFLLVLFANLVGAILPLVLRRLGVDPALVSNPLIATLSDVLGLLIYLSVARLLLNV, from the coding sequence GTGGTCCGGGAACACCTTTTGAACACCATCAAGTCCGCTCTGGCGGAGGGCGAAACCGGGAGGCTCCGGGAGGTCTTGGAGGAGGCCCGGGTGCAGGAGATCCTGGAGGTCTTCCATGAGCTTCCCGGGGAGGAGCGGTACGTCCTCCTCACCCTCCTTTCCAAGGAGAAGGCCGCCCAGGTCTTCGCCGAGCTCTCCCCGGAGCTCCAGGCGGAGTACCTGAAGTCCCTTCCCCCCTGGCGGGTGCGGGAGATCCTGGAGGAGCTCTCCCTGGACGACCTGGCGGACGCCCTCCAGGCGGTGGAGGAGGAGGACCCGGGGCTCTTCCGTCGCCTAAAGGAGTACCTGGACCCCGAGACCCGGGCCGAGGTGGAGGAGCTCACCCAGTACGAGGAGGACGAGGCGGGCGGCCTCATGACCCCCGAGTACGTGGCGGTGAGGGCCTCCATGACGGTGGAGGAGGTGCTGCGCTTCCTCCGCCGGGCCGCTCCGGACGCGGAGACCATCTACTACCTTTACGTGGTGGATGAAGAGGGGCGGCTCATCGGTGTCCTCTCCCTGCGCGACCTGATCGTGGCCGACCCCAAGACCCGGGTCAAGGAGATCATGAACCCGGACGTGGTCCACGTGCGCACGGACACGGACCAGGAGGAGGTGGCCCGCCTCATGGCCGACTACGACTTCACCGTCTTGCCGGTGGTGGACGAGGAGGGGCGGCTGGTGGGCATCGTCACCATTGACGACGTGGTGGACGTCCTAGAGGAGGAGGCCACCGAGGATATCCACAAGCTGGCGGCGGTGGACGTGCCGGACCTGGTCTACAGCGAGGCGGGCCCCCTTCGGCTCTGGGCGGCCCGGGTGCGCTGGCTGGTCATCCTCATCCTCACGGGGATGGTGACGAGCTCCATCCTCCAGGGGTTTGAGTCCGTGCTGGAGGCGGTCACCGCCTTGGCCTTCTATTTGCCCGTCCTCCTCGGCACGGGGGGAAACACCGGCAACCAGTCCGCCACCCTGATCATCCGGGCCCTGGCCACCCGGGACCTGGAACTTAGGGACTGGAAGCGCATCCTCTTTAAGGAGGGGCTGGTGGGAAGCCTCCTGGGGGGGAGCCTGGCCCTGCTCCTGGCGGGCAAGGTGGTCCTGGACGGGCACGCCGCCCTGGTCCCGGTGGTGGGGCTCGCCCTCTTCCTCCTGGTCCTCTTCGCCAACCTGGTGGGGGCGATCCTGCCTCTGGTCCTGAGGCGGCTCGGGGTGGACCCCGCCCTGGTCTCCAACCCCCTGATCGCCACCCTCTCGGACGTGCTGGGCCTTCTCATCTACCTCTCCGTGGCCCGGCTCCTCCTGAACGTGTGA
- a CDS encoding O-acetylhomoserine aminocarboxypropyltransferase/cysteine synthase family protein, with the protein MRFETLQLHAGYTPDPTARSRQVPIYPTTSYVFDSPAHAADLFALRAFGNIYSRIMNPTVEVFEKRLAALEGGAAALAASSGHAAQFLLLTTLAQAGDNIVSTPNLYGGTFNQFKVTLARLGIEVRFTSPKERPEEFLALTDEKTRAWWVESIGNPALNIPDFEPLAQAAREKGVALVVDNTFGMGGYLFRPLEHGAALVSHSATKWIGGHGAVIAGAIVDGGNFPWDNGRYPLLTEPQPGYHGLRLTEAFGNLAFIVKARVDGLRDQGQALGPFEAWVLLLGMETLSLRAERHVENTLHLAHWLLERPQVAWVNYPGLEGHPSYPQAQRYFRGRPGAVLTFGLKGGYEAAKRFISRLKLISHLANVGDTRTLAIHPASTTHSQLSPEEQALAGVSPEMVRLSVGLEHVEDLKAELEEALA; encoded by the coding sequence ATGAGGTTTGAGACGCTCCAGCTCCACGCGGGGTACACCCCCGACCCCACCGCCCGGTCCAGGCAGGTGCCCATCTACCCCACCACCAGCTACGTCTTTGACTCCCCCGCGCACGCGGCGGACCTCTTCGCCCTCCGGGCCTTCGGCAACATCTACAGCCGCATCATGAACCCCACGGTGGAGGTGTTTGAGAAGCGGCTTGCGGCCCTCGAGGGCGGCGCGGCGGCCCTGGCGGCCTCCTCCGGCCACGCGGCCCAGTTCCTCCTCCTCACCACCTTGGCCCAGGCGGGGGACAACATCGTCTCCACCCCCAACCTCTACGGGGGCACCTTCAACCAGTTCAAGGTCACCCTGGCCCGGCTGGGCATAGAGGTGCGCTTCACGAGCCCAAAGGAGCGCCCGGAGGAGTTTTTGGCCCTGACCGACGAGAAGACCCGGGCCTGGTGGGTGGAGAGCATCGGGAATCCCGCCCTGAACATCCCCGACTTCGAGCCCCTGGCCCAGGCGGCCCGGGAGAAGGGGGTGGCCCTGGTGGTGGACAACACCTTCGGGATGGGGGGGTACCTCTTCCGCCCCCTCGAGCACGGGGCCGCCTTGGTCAGCCACTCCGCCACCAAGTGGATCGGGGGGCACGGGGCGGTGATCGCCGGGGCCATCGTGGACGGGGGGAACTTTCCCTGGGATAACGGCCGCTACCCCCTCCTCACCGAGCCCCAGCCCGGCTACCACGGGCTCCGGCTCACCGAGGCCTTCGGGAATCTGGCCTTCATCGTCAAGGCCCGGGTGGACGGCCTCCGCGACCAGGGGCAGGCCCTGGGCCCCTTTGAGGCCTGGGTCCTCCTTCTGGGGATGGAGACCCTTTCCTTGAGGGCGGAGCGCCACGTGGAGAACACCCTCCACCTGGCCCACTGGCTTTTGGAGCGGCCCCAGGTGGCCTGGGTCAACTACCCGGGCCTCGAGGGCCACCCCTCCTACCCCCAGGCCCAGAGGTACTTCCGGGGCAGGCCGGGGGCCGTCCTCACCTTCGGCCTCAAGGGCGGGTACGAGGCGGCCAAGCGCTTCATCTCCCGGCTCAAGCTCATCTCCCACCTGGCCAACGTGGGGGACACCCGCACCCTGGCCATCCACCCCGCCTCCACCACCCACTCCCAGCTCTCCCCCGAGGAGCAGGCCCTGGCGGGGGTCTCCCCGGAGATGGTGCGGCTTTCCGTGGGGCTGGAGCACGTGGAGGACCTGAAGGCGGAGCTGGAGGAGGCCCTGGCATGA
- the queA gene encoding tRNA preQ1(34) S-adenosylmethionine ribosyltransferase-isomerase QueA yields the protein MAEYHYELPPELIAQEGVEPRDLARMLVVPREGPFRPLHRKVRDLPDFLRPGDVLVFNESKVIPARLLARKPTGGRVEVLLVREKAPGLWEALLGPARKAPVGTRLALLSPKDLSPVPGLSAEVVGVEPDGVRLLRFQGDLLAHLEAVGEVPLPPYIKARVPLERYQTVYARRPGSVAAPTAGLHFTPELLERLRGMGVELHFLTLHVGPGTFRPVKGDPEKHEMHAEPYEVPEGTARAVNRAKEEGRRVIAVGTTVVRALESAYREGEGVLAGAGETRLFIRPPYAFRVIDGLFTNFHLPGSTLLMLVAAFLGRERTLEAYRLAVQERYRFYSLGDAMLIL from the coding sequence ATGGCTGAGTACCATTACGAACTCCCGCCGGAACTCATCGCCCAGGAGGGGGTGGAGCCCCGGGACCTGGCCCGGATGCTGGTGGTCCCCAGGGAAGGCCCCTTCCGGCCCCTCCACCGAAAGGTGCGGGACCTCCCGGACTTCCTCCGCCCGGGGGACGTCCTGGTCTTCAATGAAAGCAAGGTGATCCCGGCAAGGCTTCTTGCGAGAAAGCCCACAGGGGGCAGAGTGGAGGTCCTCCTGGTCCGGGAAAAGGCCCCGGGCCTTTGGGAGGCCCTCTTGGGCCCCGCGCGGAAGGCCCCGGTGGGCACCCGGCTCGCCCTCCTTTCCCCTAAGGACCTGAGCCCGGTGCCGGGCCTTTCGGCCGAGGTGGTGGGGGTGGAGCCGGACGGGGTGCGCCTCCTCCGCTTCCAGGGGGACCTCCTCGCCCACCTCGAGGCGGTGGGGGAGGTCCCCCTCCCCCCCTACATTAAGGCCAGGGTCCCCCTGGAGCGCTACCAGACCGTCTACGCCAGGAGGCCCGGCTCGGTGGCCGCCCCCACCGCGGGCCTCCACTTCACCCCGGAGCTTCTGGAGAGGCTCCGGGGGATGGGGGTGGAGCTCCATTTCCTCACCCTTCACGTGGGCCCGGGCACCTTCCGTCCGGTGAAGGGGGACCCGGAGAAGCACGAGATGCACGCCGAGCCCTACGAGGTTCCCGAAGGGACCGCCCGGGCCGTCAACCGGGCCAAGGAGGAGGGGCGGCGGGTCATCGCCGTGGGCACCACGGTGGTGCGGGCCCTGGAGAGCGCCTACCGGGAGGGGGAGGGGGTCTTGGCGGGGGCGGGGGAGACCCGGCTCTTCATCCGGCCCCCCTACGCCTTCCGGGTTATAGACGGCCTCTTCACCAACTTTCACCTGCCGGGCTCCACCCTCCTCATGTTGGTGGCGGCCTTCCTGGGAAGGGAGCGGACCCTGGAGGCCTACCGGCTCGCGGTCCAGGAGCGCTACCGCTTCTACTCCCTGGGGGACGCCATGCTCATCCTGTAA
- the rplS gene encoding 50S ribosomal protein L19, with product MNRGALLKVVESRYTRTDLPDFRPGDTVRVAYRVTEGNRTRVQNFEGLVIKVKRNGVGSSFTVRKVSFGVGVERIFPMHSPLIEKVEIVQRGRARRAKLYFIRELSEREIRRKLRVDRKRVDRDAQAAREAQAAAQASESEQG from the coding sequence ATGAACCGTGGCGCGCTTTTGAAGGTGGTGGAGTCCAGGTACACCCGGACCGACCTCCCGGACTTCCGGCCCGGGGACACGGTGCGGGTGGCCTACCGGGTGACGGAGGGCAACCGCACCCGGGTGCAGAACTTTGAGGGCCTGGTCATCAAGGTCAAGCGGAACGGGGTGGGCAGCTCCTTTACCGTCCGCAAGGTCTCCTTCGGGGTGGGGGTGGAGCGGATCTTCCCCATGCACTCCCCCCTGATTGAGAAGGTGGAGATCGTCCAGCGGGGCCGGGCGCGCCGGGCCAAGCTCTACTTCATCCGCGAGCTTTCCGAGCGGGAGATCCGCCGCAAGCTCCGGGTGGACCGGAAGCGGGTGGACCGGGACGCGCAGGCGGCCCGGGAGGCCCAGGCGGCCGCGCAGGCTTCCGAGTCCGAGCAGGGCTGA
- the rpsP gene encoding 30S ribosomal protein S16, which produces MVKIRLSRFGSKHNPHYRIVVTDARRKRDGAYLEQLGYYDPRKTTPDWLKVNVERARYWLSVGAQPTDTARRLLRQAGVFRQDA; this is translated from the coding sequence ATGGTCAAGATCAGGCTTTCCCGTTTCGGATCCAAGCACAACCCCCACTACCGCATCGTGGTCACGGACGCCCGCCGCAAGCGGGACGGGGCGTACCTGGAGCAGCTCGGCTACTACGACCCCCGCAAGACCACCCCGGACTGGCTCAAGGTGAACGTGGAGCGGGCGCGCTACTGGCTCTCCGTGGGGGCCCAGCCCACCGACACCGCCCGGCGCCTCCTCCGCCAGGCCGGGGTCTTCCGCCAAGATGCGTGA
- the rimM gene encoding ribosome maturation factor RimM (Essential for efficient processing of 16S rRNA): MGRLVEIGRLGSPYALAGGLKFRGEEVILHLERVYIEGQGFRAIRDVFRAGSDWVVQLLGVTSREMAEALVGLRVYALEEELPPLEEGRFYYFRLIGLPVYVGEALLGRVVDVLDTGAQDVLVVEGEGPRLRDRAPRLIPLQAPYVRVEEGSVWVEPIEGLLD, encoded by the coding sequence ATGGGCCGCCTGGTGGAGATCGGCCGCCTGGGAAGCCCCTACGCCCTGGCGGGGGGGCTCAAGTTCCGGGGGGAGGAGGTCATCCTCCACCTGGAGCGGGTGTACATAGAGGGGCAAGGCTTCCGGGCCATCCGGGACGTCTTCCGCGCGGGCTCGGACTGGGTGGTCCAGCTTCTGGGGGTGACGAGCCGGGAGATGGCCGAGGCCCTGGTGGGGCTCAGGGTCTACGCCCTCGAGGAGGAGCTCCCCCCCCTGGAGGAGGGGCGGTTCTACTACTTCCGCCTGATCGGCCTGCCCGTCTACGTGGGGGAGGCCCTTCTGGGCCGGGTGGTGGACGTCTTGGACACCGGGGCCCAGGACGTCTTGGTGGTGGAAGGGGAGGGGCCCCGCCTGAGGGACCGGGCCCCCAGGCTCATCCCCCTCCAGGCCCCCTACGTCCGGGTGGAGGAGGGGTCCGTCTGGGTGGAGCCCATAGAAGGGCTTCTGGATTAG
- a CDS encoding KH domain-containing protein produces the protein MRDLVEYLAKSVVDHPERVRVEEQRTRDGVVYLVSVDPEDKGRIIGRQGRVIEAIRTLVRAYAKRRATVEVR, from the coding sequence ATGCGTGACCTGGTGGAGTACCTGGCTAAGAGCGTGGTGGACCACCCCGAGCGGGTCAGGGTGGAGGAGCAGCGCACCCGGGACGGGGTGGTCTACCTGGTGAGCGTGGACCCGGAGGACAAGGGCCGGATCATCGGCCGGCAGGGGCGGGTGATTGAGGCCATCCGCACCCTGGTCCGCGCCTACGCCAAGCGCCGGGCGACGGTGGAAGTAAGGTAG
- a CDS encoding LabA-like NYN domain-containing protein: MEPLGQYAEQRVGVFVDTQNLYHSARDYYERNVNFESLLRYAVGGRRLLRATAYVVEKEGDTSAWPFIYKLSTIGYKVRRMYLSLKETTESGKPIYEGNWDMGIAADMVRLMPYLDVVVLGSGDGDFVDILEVLMERGIRVEVIAFRETTAQKLIDAVDRFTHLPDIPDPFMPAKNG; this comes from the coding sequence ATGGAGCCCCTGGGCCAGTACGCCGAGCAACGGGTGGGGGTGTTCGTGGACACCCAGAACCTCTACCACTCCGCCCGCGACTACTACGAGCGGAACGTGAACTTTGAAAGCCTTCTGCGCTACGCGGTGGGGGGGAGGCGGCTGCTTAGGGCCACCGCCTACGTGGTGGAGAAGGAAGGGGACACCTCCGCCTGGCCCTTCATCTACAAGCTCTCCACCATCGGGTACAAGGTGCGGCGGATGTACCTGAGCCTGAAGGAGACCACCGAGTCCGGCAAGCCCATCTACGAGGGGAACTGGGACATGGGCATCGCCGCGGACATGGTCCGGCTCATGCCCTACCTGGACGTGGTGGTCCTGGGGAGCGGAGACGGGGACTTCGTGGACATCCTCGAGGTCCTGATGGAGCGGGGCATCCGGGTGGAGGTGATCGCCTTCCGGGAGACCACCGCCCAGAAGCTCATAGACGCCGTGGACCGGTTCACCCACCTGCCGGACATCCCGGACCCCTTCATGCCCGCCAAGAATGGCTGA
- the ffh gene encoding signal recognition particle protein, translating to MFENLTKRIRDAVDRLRGRGRISEEELKSTLREIRRALIDADVNLEVARAFVQKVEAEALGQKVLESLTPAEQILSLVYEALTEALGGEASQPALRSEGNLWFLVGLQGSGKTTTAAKLARYYKEKGRRPLLVAADTQRPAAREQLRILGEKVGVPVLEVADREPPEVTQRRIQEAVRQGARDLVLVDTAGRLQIDEALMEELARLKRVLQPTETLLVLDAMTGQEALSVARAFDEKIGVSGLVLTKLDGDARGGAALSARHVTGKPIYFVGVSERPEGLEAFYPDRMASRILGMGDLATLAEKVKALQVEEAPKKAKELSLEDFLAQLKQVKRLGSFSELLALLPGLPKEMRNLSVDDRALARLEAILLSMTPEERKNPRILNGSRRKRIARGSGTTVQEVNRLLKSFEEARDLAKRLEKTKGRGFFRR from the coding sequence ATGTTTGAGAACCTCACCAAGCGCATACGGGACGCGGTGGACCGCCTGAGGGGGCGGGGCCGGATCAGTGAGGAGGAGCTGAAAAGCACCCTCCGGGAGATCCGCCGGGCCCTGATTGACGCCGACGTGAACCTCGAGGTGGCCCGGGCCTTCGTCCAAAAAGTGGAGGCCGAGGCCCTGGGGCAGAAGGTCCTGGAAAGCCTTACCCCCGCGGAGCAGATCCTCTCCCTGGTCTACGAGGCCCTGACCGAGGCCCTGGGAGGGGAGGCCAGCCAGCCCGCCTTGCGCTCCGAGGGCAACCTCTGGTTCCTGGTGGGCCTACAGGGCTCGGGGAAGACCACCACCGCCGCCAAGCTCGCCCGGTACTACAAGGAGAAGGGGAGGAGGCCCCTTTTGGTGGCCGCGGATACCCAGCGCCCCGCCGCCCGCGAGCAGCTCAGGATCCTGGGGGAGAAGGTGGGGGTGCCCGTCTTGGAGGTGGCCGACCGGGAGCCCCCCGAGGTCACCCAGCGCCGCATCCAGGAGGCGGTCCGCCAGGGGGCGCGGGACCTGGTCCTCGTGGACACCGCGGGCCGGCTCCAGATTGACGAGGCCCTGATGGAGGAGCTGGCCCGGCTCAAGCGGGTCCTGCAGCCCACCGAGACCCTCCTGGTCCTGGACGCCATGACCGGGCAGGAGGCCCTTTCCGTGGCCCGGGCCTTTGACGAGAAGATCGGGGTCAGCGGCCTCGTCCTCACCAAGCTGGACGGGGACGCCCGGGGTGGGGCGGCCCTCTCCGCGCGGCACGTCACCGGCAAGCCCATCTACTTCGTGGGGGTCTCGGAGCGGCCGGAGGGCCTCGAGGCCTTCTACCCCGACCGGATGGCGAGCCGCATCCTGGGGATGGGGGACCTGGCCACCCTGGCCGAGAAGGTGAAGGCCCTCCAGGTGGAGGAGGCCCCCAAGAAGGCCAAGGAGCTTTCCCTCGAGGACTTCCTCGCCCAGCTCAAGCAGGTGAAGCGCCTGGGCTCCTTCTCCGAGCTCCTCGCCCTGCTCCCCGGCCTGCCCAAGGAGATGCGCAACCTCTCCGTGGACGACAGGGCCCTGGCCCGCCTCGAGGCCATCCTCCTCTCCATGACCCCCGAGGAGCGGAAAAACCCCCGCATCCTCAACGGCTCGCGCCGCAAGCGCATCGCTCGGGGGTCCGGCACCACCGTGCAGGAGGTCAACCGGCTCCTCAAAAGCTTTGAGGAGGCCCGTGACCTGGCGAAAAGGCTGGAAAAGACGAAAGGAAGAGGGTTTTTCCGGAGGTAG
- the sdaAA gene encoding L-serine ammonia-lyase, iron-sulfur-dependent, subunit alpha → MPLTLNTLAELPGRPSEHVLKEDLEETGLSREEVLSKMRERLQIMREAIDRGLSTDAPSVAGMVGWNAKTLWEAPDPLQAPLLKRVQAYAMAVNEENARMGRIVAAPTAGSAGTVPGALFGVADHLGLPMEELVMPLVLAAGVGKIISRQMYIAGASGGCQAEIGPSAAMAAAAVVELLGGSAEAAVHAAALALQNTLGLVCDPVGGFVEVPCVMRNGFYAVHAVSAAQQALAGIRSVIPPDEVVLAMVGIGRLLPLELKETGEGGLADTPTGRRLAQRALTRKP, encoded by the coding sequence ATGCCCCTTACCCTGAACACCCTGGCCGAGCTTCCGGGAAGGCCCTCGGAGCACGTTCTGAAGGAGGACCTGGAGGAGACCGGCCTCTCCCGGGAGGAGGTCCTTTCCAAGATGAGGGAGCGCCTCCAGATCATGCGGGAGGCGATTGACCGCGGCCTGAGCACGGACGCCCCCAGCGTGGCGGGCATGGTGGGCTGGAACGCCAAGACCCTCTGGGAGGCCCCCGACCCCCTCCAGGCCCCCCTTCTGAAGCGGGTCCAGGCCTACGCCATGGCGGTGAACGAGGAGAACGCCCGCATGGGCCGGATCGTGGCCGCGCCCACGGCGGGCAGCGCGGGGACGGTGCCCGGCGCCCTCTTCGGGGTGGCCGACCACCTGGGCCTTCCCATGGAGGAGCTGGTCATGCCCCTGGTCCTGGCGGCGGGGGTGGGCAAGATCATCAGCCGCCAGATGTACATCGCTGGGGCCAGCGGGGGCTGCCAGGCGGAGATCGGCCCCAGCGCGGCCATGGCTGCGGCGGCGGTGGTGGAGCTTCTGGGGGGGAGCGCGGAGGCGGCCGTGCACGCGGCGGCCCTGGCCCTCCAGAACACCCTGGGCCTGGTCTGCGACCCCGTGGGGGGGTTCGTGGAGGTGCCCTGCGTGATGCGCAACGGCTTCTACGCCGTCCACGCGGTGAGCGCGGCCCAACAGGCCCTGGCCGGCATCCGGAGCGTCATCCCTCCGGACGAGGTGGTCCTGGCCATGGTGGGGATCGGCCGCCTCCTGCCCCTGGAGCTCAAGGAGACGGGGGAGGGCGGGTTGGCGGACACCCCCACGGGGCGGCGGCTCGCCCAGCGCGCCTTGACGAGGAAGCCCTGA